From a region of the Zingiber officinale cultivar Zhangliang chromosome 10B, Zo_v1.1, whole genome shotgun sequence genome:
- the LOC122030282 gene encoding cytochrome P450 94B3-like gives MEISLVSFVFPTFLLFFFFLLLFKRRSTPTPPNYAPLKGYPVVGNIPYLIKNSHRILDWSAQLIPLSPTGTVTVAPFVFTADPANVEHVTKTRFANYHKPEPIIAAISDCLGRGLATTNGAEWRIHRKAATNEFSTASLRAFAYESACRTLTAQLLPLLLRVSRSGEVLDLTDALERFAFDHTCSLVFGEGAGCLGGEEGCEGDRFFCAFETAARLCVERAKQPFTLVWRIKKWLRVGSERRLLEAMEIVHAYVDRRMRRRPAADSSGWRDDLISRFTAGGHSEEFVRDNLISFVLAGRDTTPSALTWFFWVLSSRPDVVAQIREEIERIRSGRRQGETLLTQDDLKQMNYLQAAISETLRLYPPVPLVPRECLEDDELPDGARVLRGWVVMYNAHAMGRREALWGRDCEEYRPERWLEEGVFRPRSSSVYPAFNAGARACVGKEVAHLLMKVVGASVLEKFDVEVVEASGRRRLLMAMKMEGGLQVKLKQRRA, from the coding sequence ATGGAGATCTCACTCGTCTCCTTCGTTTTCCCcaccttccttctcttcttcttcttcctcctcctcttcaagCGACGTTCCACTCCTACTCCACCCAACTACGCGCCTCTCAAGGGATACCCTGTCGTCGGTAACATTCCCTATCTCATCAAGAACAGCCATCGCATACTCGACTGGTCCGCCCAACTCATACCCTTGTCCCCCACCGGAACCGTTACCGTCGCTCCCTTCGTCTTCACCGCCGACCCCGCTAACGTCGAGCACGTCACGAAGACCCGCTTCGCCAACTACCACAAGCCGGAGCCCATCATCGCCGCCATCAGCGATTGCCTTGGCCGCGGCCTCGCCACCACGAATGGTGCAGAGTGGCGGATCCACCGCAAGGCTGCCACGAACGAGTTCAGCACTGCCTCGCTCCGCGCCTTCGCTTATGAAAGCGCCTGCCGCACGCTCACCGCCCAGCTGCTTCCTCTGCTTTTGAGGGTTAGTCGGAGCGGAGAGGTGCTGGATCTCACGGACGCGCTCGAGCGCTTCGCCTTCGACCACACGTGCAGCCTCGTGTTCGGCGAGGGCGCCGGGTGCCTCGGCGGTGAGGAGGGTTGCGAGGGGGATCGGTTCTTCTGCGCATTCGAGACCGCCGCGCGCCTCTGCGTTGAGCGCGCGAAGCAGCCATTTACTCTCGTGTGGAGGATCAAGAAATGGCTCCGCGTCGGATCCGAACGGAGGTTGCTGGAGGCGATGGAGATCGTCCACGCGTACGTCGATCGGCGCATGCGTCGTCGGCCCGCAGCAGACTCCAGCGGCTGGCGTGACGACCTCATATCTCGCTTCACGGCCGGCGGCCACTCTGAGGAGTTTGTCCGCGACAATCTGATCAGTTTCGTGCTCGCCGGGCGCGACACGACGCCGTCGGCGCTGACGTGGTTCTTCTGGGTGCTATCTTCGCGGCCCGACGTGGTGGCCCAAATCAGGGAAGAGATCGAACGAATCAGATCTGGACGACGGCAAGGTGAAACTTTGTTGACCCAGGATGATCTGAAGCAGATGAACTACCTGCAGGCGGCTATATCCGAGACGCTGCGTCTGTACCCGCCGGTGCCGCTGGTGCCGAGGGAATGCCTGGAGGACGACGAGCTCCCCGATGGCGCGCGGGTGCTGAGGGGGTGGGTAGTGATGTACAACGCTCACGCCATGGGGAGGAGGGAAGCATTGTGGGGGAGGGACTGCGAGGAGTACAGGCCGGAGAGGTGGCTAGAGGAGGGGGTATTCCGGCCGAGGAGCTCGTCGGTGTACCCGGCGTTCAATGCGGGGGCGAGGGCGTGCGTAGGGAAGGAGGTGGCGCACCTGTTGATGAAGGTGGTTGGGGCGAGCGTGTTGGAGAAGTTCGATGTGGAGGTGGTGGAGGCGAGTGGCCGTCGCCGGCTGCTGATGGCAATGAAGATGGAAGGAGGACTGCAGGTGAAGCTGAAGCAGAGAAGAGCGTAA